One Streptomonospora salina genomic window, CGCCGCGCCGCCGGCCGGGCAGGGCCCGCAGCCGCAGGGTTCGCCCTACGCGGGGGCTGCGCCGCAGCAGCACCAGGCGCAGCAGCACGACGTTCACAAACAGCAGCAGCCGAACCAGAGCGGCCAGCCCCAGCAGGCACCGCAACCGGCCAACGACCCGGGGATCACGGCCATCCATCAGCGTTCCGACGCGCCGGCGGCCCAGGGGCCGGACGACGCGGAGGGCACCGAGGGAGTGCGCATCATCAAGCCGTGACCCGGGTGCGGTCCGGATACCGGCGGAGTGGCGCGTGCGCACTCCGCCGAAGCGGACCGGGGCCGGGCTGGAACGGACTCGCTCATGTCTCAGGCGGAGCGGGGTGCCGAGCACCCCGCTCCGTGCTGTTTGTCCAGGCCTGAGGGCGACGTCGGGCTTATCCCGGCTGTCGGCTACGATGCCCGAAGCCATGATTATCCGCGCGGCCATCCGGTCTGACCTCGGTGCGATTCTGCGGCTCCTCCGCGAACTCGGCGACTCCATCCCCGAGCAGAGCAGCACGGTCCGCATGTCGTCGGCCGCCGTCCGCGCCTGGACCCGGATGGAGAACGACCCGGACCGCTCCGTTCTGGTCGCCGAGCGCCGCGGACAGATCATCGGGACCCTCGACCTGCTGGTCATCGCCAATCTCACCCATGACGCGCAATCCTGGGCGATCGTCGACAACCTCGTGGTCGACCCGGACTGCCGCCGCGCCGGTGTGGGGCGCGCGCTGATGGACGAGGCCGTCGACCGCGCCGGGCGCGCCGGCTGCTACAAGATCGAGCTGCTCTCCCACGAGAACCGCACCGGAACGCAGACGTTCTACGCGGCCGTGGGATTGGAGAGCTCGGCGGAGGGGTTCCGCCGCTACCTGTGAGGCGCGGGCGGGGGCGCCGCCTGCCGCACCAGGCCGCGCGCCCCGTGCACCCCCCGTGTACCCGTGCGGTCAGCCGCGTCCCGAGCGCAGCGGGATCGGTTTGAAGCAGAGCACGATCACGAACCCGACGACGCCGATCGGGACCCCCAGCGTGAACACGGTGTGCATCGCATCGCTGAACGCCTGGATCACCACGTGCTGGGCTTCGGGCGGCAGGGCCCGGATGGCATCGGGCGATCCGGTGGCCGACCCGGACATCTCCCCCGAACCGCCGGAGGCGCCCGCCGAGCGCGCGAACGCGTTGAGCTCGTCGTGCAGGCGGTTGGTCATGACCGAGCCGAACATCGCCACGCCGAGCGCGCCGCCGAGGTTGCGGAAGAAGGAGACGGCGGAGGTGGCCGCGGCCAGATCCGTTAGGTCGACGGCGTTCTGCGTCGCCAGGATGAGGATCTGCATGCACATTCCCAGCCCCAGCCCGATGAGGCAGACTCCGGCGCCCACCAGGACCAGGCTCGACTCGGTGTCCAGGAACGTCAGGGTGGTGAAGCCGCAGGCGACGAGCAGCGTGCCCGAGACCGGGAAGAGCTTCCATTTTCCGGTGCGGCTGACGAGGAAGCCCGAAGAGATCGAGGCGGCCAGCAGGCCGAGCACCATCGGCAGCGTCATCAGCCCGGAGGCCGTAGGGCTGAGCCCCTGCACGATCTGCAGGTACTGCGGGAGGTAGATCATCACGCCGAACATGCTCATGCCCACCGCCGCCGAGGCGAGTGCGCCCAGCACGAACGTGCGGTTGCGGAACAGGTGCGGCGGCAGGATCGGTTCGTGGGCGCGGCGTTCGACGAGCACGGCTGCGGCCGTGAGTACC contains:
- a CDS encoding GNAT family N-acetyltransferase, whose amino-acid sequence is MIIRAAIRSDLGAILRLLRELGDSIPEQSSTVRMSSAAVRAWTRMENDPDRSVLVAERRGQIIGTLDLLVIANLTHDAQSWAIVDNLVVDPDCRRAGVGRALMDEAVDRAGRAGCYKIELLSHENRTGTQTFYAAVGLESSAEGFRRYL
- a CDS encoding MDR family MFS transporter, with amino-acid sequence MIEILVGLMLAMLTSMLTTSIVGTALPTIVGELGGQDRLSWVASATLLTMTASTPVWGKLSDVWGRKLLFQTALVIFICSSVAAGFATDMTWLIVARLFQGIGTGGLAALPQIILGDVVAPRERGRYSGFLGSVFGAATVAGPLLGGFLVDSPLGWRWCFFITVPLAAVAFVVIQRLLKLPARPDVAHRIDWRGATCIVGAASAVMLLLSLGGQEFDWASAPSFALIAAALVLTAAAVLVERRAHEPILPPHLFRNRTFVLGALASAAVGMSMFGVMIYLPQYLQIVQGLSPTASGLMTLPMVLGLLAASISSGFLVSRTGKWKLFPVSGTLLVACGFTTLTFLDTESSLVLVGAGVCLIGLGLGMCMQILILATQNAVDLTDLAAATSAVSFFRNLGGALGVAMFGSVMTNRLHDELNAFARSAGASGGSGEMSGSATGSPDAIRALPPEAQHVVIQAFSDAMHTVFTLGVPIGVVGFVIVLCFKPIPLRSGRG